The Corynebacterium coyleae genome segment CCTTGATCGCTCTCCAGCGGGGCGTTGTCGGTCTCGCTGACTGGGATTAAGTTACACACACCCCAACACAAACACAAACCCGCAGGTAACTGCGGGTAAATGCTTAGTCGTTAACACGCTCAACACGAGCGCCAAGCCTATTGAGGTTCTCAACAAACTCCGGGTAGCCGCGGTCGATGTGGTGCACATCGTGAACTGTGGTGACGCCGTCTGCCACAAGACCAGCCAAAACTAGACCGGCACCTGCACGGATGTCCGAAGACCACACGTCGGTTGATGACAGGCTTTCCACGCCTCGGATCATTACGTGATGGCCGTCGACGTTGGCGTCGGCACCAAGGCGCATCATTTCGTCGACAAAGCGGAAGCGTGCTTCGAAGACATTCTCAGTAATGACGGAAACGCCGTCTGCCACTGCAGACAGGGCGATCGCCATCGGCTGGAGGTCAGTTGGGAAGCCCGGGAACGGCAGCGTCTGATAGTCGACGGCTTTCGGGCGTTGACGCATTTGCACGCGGAAGCCGTTGTCGTAGGTCTCCACCTCGGCACCCGAGAGCTTCAACTTGGCCAATGCGAGGTGCAGGTGACCAGGCGCGACGCCGGTAACGGTGACATCACCCTGCGTCATGGCCGCGGCATATGCCCACGTGCCAGCGACGATGCGATCGCCGATCACCGTCCGTTCAGTGGGGTGTAGTTTCTCCACACCGTCGACGGTGATGCAGGATGTGCCGGCGCCAGTGATATTCGCGCCCATTGCGTTGAGCATGTCGCAAAGATCGACGATCTCGGGTTCACGGGCGGCGTTATCCAGGGTCGTACGACCTTCCGCAAGCACTGCTGCCGTGACAATGTTTTCGGTAGCGCCGACCGACGGGAAGTCGAGCTCGATTGCGGCGCCGCGGAGCTTCTCAGCACGTGCAACAACCGCGCCGTGTTCGATATGGGTCGTCGCACCGAGCTTTTCCAACCCTGATTGATGCATGTCCAGAGGGCGCGAACCGATGGCGTCGCCCCCTGGGAGCGCAACGTACGCCTCAGTACACCTTGCGACGAGAGGCCCCAGCACCGCCACAGAAGCGCGGAACTGTCGGACCGCGTCAAAGTCGGCATGTGGGGACAGTTCAGCGGGTGTTGTGATGCGTACGACATCGCCTTCAATCTCCACTTCACAACCAAGGCCGACGAGGACGTCGCCCATGAGCGGGACGTCGAGAATCTCAGGGCAGTTGCGAAGTGTCGTCGTGCCCTCGGTCAGCAGCGCTGCTGCCATAAGTTTGAGGACACTGTTTTTCGCACCCCCGACGTGCACTAGGCCTTCGAGTCGCGTTCCACCTGTGACCAAAAAACGTTCTTTCACGTCCACAACAGTACCGAACTCTGCGGGGCGCTCCAGAACGTCAAGGGTTAGGGAAGCGCGCCAATACGGCGTGCCGCGTTCACCGCTTCATAGCGGGTGTGAGCACCAAGCTTGCGCATCACGCTTCGCAGGTAGGACTTCACCGTCTCAGCACCGATCCCCATCTCTTCGGCCGCTTCAACGTTGGTGTGACCCAGCGCCACACAGGACAGCACGTCAAGCTCGCGGGCGGAGAGCTTCGTGGTCTGCTTCACGCGCACTGGGGAAACCAGCTGCTCGCAAAGCTGCTCAAGTTCCTTGCGCAGGTCTTCGTCGTCGACACGGTTGGTCAACATGCGCAGCTTCGAGTGGGTGGAGCGCACCTGCTCCCATTCGGCACCGCTCATCTGACGGCCGCCCTTGGCGCCTGCACGGTCGCCAGCCCCGTCGCCTGAGCGCAGGGCTGCATTGACTGCCAGTTCTTGCTCGAGGCAACGCGCAGTCATCGTGACTTCCTCAATGACCTTTTCGCCGAGGCGAACCGGCGAGTGAACACCGACGTAGAGGACGCCACGTACCTCACGGTTAACAATGACGGGCACAGCCACGATCGAGTGCAGTCCTTCGTCCTGGATCTGCTTGTCGTACTCGTGGGAAATCGTGTTTGCACGTGTGTAGTCGGAAACACCCGCGGCGCGGCGAGTGTTCACCACACGACCACCGACACCGGTGCCGGCATCGAGGGTGAGGTTCTGCAGCGCAGGGGTTCGCAGCCCGATCCACTGGGTGATCTGCAGTCGGTTTTCCGCAATGAGGGTTCCGTACATGGCAACGGGGATGCCCGTTGTGGTTTTCAAAGCGGTGAGTGCCGCACGGATCGCATCGTCGTCGTCTTTGATGCGCTGCGCGTCCATCGTCATACCTGTTTGCCTTCCACGAACCGGGGTCACCCGTTTGGGCTCACCCGGAGTTGAACTTGGCCGAAAATCTTCACCATCATAACGCGCGAACGGGGGTAGCAAAATTTAGCCCCGCCGATATGGAGCCACAGGAAAGTCGAGCCCAATCGGGCAAGTCGCAATTTCAAACCCTCCCCCGTACCTATCGGTTCAGTAGATCTATACCACCCTGTCTAGCGTGGCGTGTATGCTGTCTGGCAGCAACTCCAACAATCAACGTGTTTAAAGGAGCATCATGGCGAAGATTGCAAAGAACGTCCTCGACCTCATCGGCGGCACCCCGCTCGTGGAGCTGCAGGGCATCACCGAGAACTCGAAGGCTCGAGTTCTTGCGAAGCTCGAGTTTTACAACCCTGCGAACTCGGTCAAGGACCGCATCGGCAAGGCAATCGTCGAGGCTGCCGAGGCCTCCGGCGAGCTGAAGCCTGGCGGCACCATCGTCGAGGCAACCTCCGGCAACACCGGTATCGCACTCGCTCTCGCGGGTGCAGCGAAGGGCTACAAGGTCATCCTGACCATGCCGGAGACGATGTCCACCGAGCGTCGCGTGCTGCTGCGCGCGTACGGTGCGGAGATCGTGCTTACCCCGGGTGCCGCTGGCATGAAGGGTGCTGTGGAGAAGGCGAACGAGCTCGTCGAGAAGAACGAGGGCGCTATCCTGGCCCGTCAGTTTGAGAACGAAGCAAACCCGAAGATCCACTACGCCACCACCGGTCCGGAGATCTGGAACGACACTGACGGCGAGGTTGACTTCATCGTCGCTGGCGTTGGTACCGGTGGCACGATTTCGGGCGCTGGCAAGTACCTCAAGGAGCAGAAGGCTGATGTGAAGGCCGTCGCGGTTGAGCCGGCTGCTTCCCCGCTGCTGTCCAAGGGCGAGGCTGGCCCGCACAAGATCCAGGGCCTCGGCGCAAACTTTGTACCGGGCACGCTGGACCGCACGGTTGTCGACGAGATCATCGCTGTCAGCAACGAGGATGCCGTGTCTACTTCTCGCGAACTGGCTGTCAAGGATGCGATCCTCGGCGGCATCTCTGCCGGCGCGAACGTGAAGGCCGCTCTCGAGCTGGCTGCTCGTGAAGAGAACGCGGGCAAGACCATCGTTGTGATCATCCCGGACTTCGGCGAGCGCTATGTCTCCACGATCCTCTACGAGGACATTCGCGACTAATCTGCTTATCGACGACTCCCCTCCCCGCCACCACACCATCGCTGGCAGGGAGGGGAATTTTTATTGTCGGCCCAAATGAACAGGTTGGTACACTGCACGCCATGCTTTCTATGGCCAAATCTGTGGTGTCGACCATCCGCGAAGATCTAGCCAACGCCCGCGATCATGATCCTGCGGCGCGAGGCGATGTTGAGAACGCTGTTGTCTATTCCGGGTTGCATGCCATTTGGATGCACCGTGTCTGCCACGTCATGTGGAAGCGCGGCTGGAAGGGCGCGGCACGTATTTTGGCGCAGGCCAATCGTTTCCTTACCGGTATTGAGATTCACCCGGGCGCGACGATTGGGCGCAAGTTTTTCATCGATCACGGTATGGGGATCGTGATTGGGGAGACCGCGGAGATCGGTGACAACGTCATGCTCTACCACGGCGTGACGTTGGGTGGTCAGGTGCTTACGCAAACGAAGCGTCACCCGACGGTGTGCGACAACGTCACTATTGGCGCTGGCGCGAAGGTGCTCGGCCCCGTGGTTATCGGTGAGGGTTCCGCTGTCGGCGCGAATGCGGTTGTGACGAAGGATGTGCCGCCCCATTCGATTGCCGTGGGGATTCCGGCGAAGATTCGCCCCCGGAAGACGGATGAGCGGGCGCGTTTGGTGGACCCGGACTGCTACGTCAACAAGGGCGACTACATCATTTAGTCTTCGGCCGCGACGAGGTCGGCGTATTCGGGGTTGCTTTCGATGTAGCGCTCAACCGCCGGGCAGGTGGGGGTAACCAGCATGCCGTCGGCGCGGGCGTCGTCGAGCGCGTATTTCATCAGAGGCTTGGACAGGCCTTGTCCGCGGAACTTCGGATCCACCACGGTGTGTGGCAGGTCCCGGACACCGTCTTGGTCAGTGTAGGTGGCGTAGCCCGCGACCTCGTCGCCGACGAGGATTTCGTACTGGCCTTCTGCCTCGTTCTTGCGCACAGTGTTTTCAGGTGTTGCAGACATGGGCCCGACTATAGCGCGAAACGCCCCTTCCGCATTATTGCGAAAGGGGCGTTTCTGATGTGGCCAGAGCCAGGATCGAACTGGCGACCCCACACTTTTCAGGCGTGTGCTCTACCAACTGAGCTATCTGGCCAGAACCGAATGGTTCTGCGACCCTGACGGGACTTGAACCCGCGACCTCCGCCGTGACAGGGCGGCGCGCTAACCAACTGCGCCACAGGGCCAATATGTTGTTATTTCGCACTCACTTCAGTGTGTTCACACTGTCGCTTGCACGAGTTGATACATTACACAGACCTCACCATGGCAGACAAATCGCCTGCTCAATCACTATTTCAGGGCGTTGCTTTGCGACGATTGCGTGCACGGCATCGTCGCAAAGCAAAACGCCCCGAGGAAAACCTCGGGGCGTGATGGCGACCCTGACGGGACTTGAACCCGCGACCTCCGCCGTGACAGGGCGGCGCGCTAACCAACTGCGCCACAGGGCCGTACCCCCAACGGGATTCGAACCCGTGTTGCCGCCGTGAAAGGGCGGAGTCCTAGGCCTCTAGACGATGGGGGCGCTGAAAAGACAGCCCGCTCATCATAAGCTAGGTACGCCATTTCCTCCAAATAGCCTGCTAGCCCGGCAAAATGAGCAGACTGAATGCCATCACAATCATCCCGTAAATCGCGGTGTGGTGTTTGCCGGTTTGGATTGCTGTGGGCAGCAGTTTGTCCAGGCTGACGAAGACCATGATGCCGGCGATTGCAGCGAAAGTGATACCGAGCGACTGTGGCCCCAGGAACGGCTGGAGAAGCAAATACCCCACGATGGCACCCAACGGCTCCGCTAGGCCCGACAGGGTGGCCCACCAGGCGGCTTTGCGGCGGGATCCGGTGGCCTCCCGCATAGGGACCGCGACCGCGATGCCTTCCGGGATGTTGTGGATCGCAATCGCCACCGCGAGAGGGATAGCAAGGGCTGGATCCGCGAGCGCTACAGCAAACGTGGCAAACCCTTCCGGGAAGTTGTGGATGGCGATGGCAACGGCACTGAGGACACCCACGTTGCGTAACTGTGCTTTACTGACCCCACTTTTCGAGGGTTCTTCGTGGGGGTTGATCTCTTCGGGCACGAGGCGGTCGATAAGCGCGATCAGCCCGATTCCCGCAAAGAAGGCGACGGTGCCCCAGAGTTCCGCACGGGGGCTGCCTGCTTCAGCGAGCCCCTCGATTCCTTGAGGCAGCAGCTCGACAAACGAGATGTAGACCATCACACCGGCCGAGAACCCAAGCGCCCCAGCGAGAAAACCCGCGCCCGGAGCACGTTTCAGGGCGACGATCAGCCCGCCGAAGCCAGTGGATAGCCCGGCCAACAACGAGATCCCCAAGGCGATGCCGACGGCCGTGGGCGTGGCGGTACTGATATCCATACGCGCAGGTTAGCTGGTTCCACTTTGTGGCACTCGCAAACCCATCAACCCGGCACAGAAGGGGGCCCAAGAACGCGAAAAGCCCCGGCGTTAGCCGGGGCTCACGGTGGGCCCTGTGGGGATCGAACCCACGACCTGCGGATTAAAAGTCCGTAGCTCTACCAACTGAGCTAAAGGCCCGCGGGGGCTAAGTGTAGCCCCCATGTGCGCGCGTGCGGTAATCGCCCTGCACGCGCGCCGGAAGGAGGTTTTAGTTCTCCTTCAGCATGGTGCCAGTCTCCTGGATGCGGGTGTGGAAGTCGAAGGCGTGGCGCAGGTCGTGCGGGGTTGCCTGGTACTTGCACTTCGCGGCGAGCTCGACGTACTCCTCCAGCAGCGGACGGTACTGCGGGTGGGCGATGGAGATCATCTTTGCCACACGATCACGCGGGGCGAGGCCACGCAGGTCGGCGACACCGTACTCGGTGATGAAGACCATGGCGTCGTGCTCGGTGTGGTCGACGTGGGAAACCATCGGCACGATTGCGGAGATGGCGCCATCCTTGGCCACGGACGGGGAGATGAACGAGGAAATGTAGGCGTTGCGGGTGAAGTCGCCAGAGCCGCCCAGGGCGTTCATCAGACGGGAGCCGTTGATGTGGGTGGAGTTGGCGTTGCCGTAGATGTCCGCCTCGATCATGCCGTTGGAGGCGATCAGGCCGGTGCGGCGGATGACCTCCGGGTGGTTGGAGATGGACTGCGGGCGCAGGATGATGGACTCGCGGTAGCGGGATGCTTCGTTGTTCATCTTCTCTGCGTACTCGGGCGACAGGGAGAAGGAGGTTGCAGAGGCGACGGTCATCTTGCCGGCGTCAATCAGGTCGACCATGCCGTCCTGGATGACCTCGGTGTAGGCCTGGATGTTCTCAAACTTGGAGTCCATCAGGCCTGCCATCACGGCGTTCGGGACGTTGCCCACACCGGACTGCATGACGTAGCCGTCGTAGGTGAGGCGGCCGGCCTTGACTTCGTTCTCCAGGAAGTCGAGGAAGTTGCCAGCGATCTGCTCGGATACCTCGTCCGGTGCCTTGAACGGTGCGTTGCGGTCAGCGTCATTGGTCTCGATGACTGCGACGACCTTCTCCGGGTCGATCTCGATGTAGGTCTTGCCGATGCGGTCGCCAGCCTTCTCAATCGGAATCGGGATGCGGTTCGGCAGCGGCGGCACGAGCCAGATGTCGTGCATGCCCTCGAGCTCCTCGGACTGCCAGGAGTTGACCTCGATGATGATCTTCTTGGCTGCGTTGAGGAACTCCACGGAGTTACCAACAGAGGAAGACGGGACGATGTTGCCCTCTTCGGTGATGCGCACTGCCTCGACGATGGCGAGGTCAACGTCACCGAAGAAGCCCTGCTCGACCATCATGCCGGAGTGGGACAGGTGAATGTCCTGGAACTTCATCTCGCCAGCGTTGATCTTGTTACGCATGGTCGGGTCAGACTGGTACGGCATGCGGTAACGCAGCGCGCCTGCCTCAGCGAGGACGCCGTCGCACTCCGGTGCCGTGGAGGCGCCGGTGTACAAGTCGATGGAGAAGTCCTGCCCCTTCGCATGGGCGGCCTTTGCCTTCTCTGCAATTGCGGCCGGCATGGCCTTCGGGTAGCCCGCACCGGTGAAGCCGGAAGTACCAACCTTGTCGCCGTGGTTGACAAACTGGACGGCCTCTTCGGCGGTCATGACCTTGTCACGCAACTTGGCGGAAGCAATACGATCGCTCATGTGATCTCCCTCAATCCTGTTAAATCCGTTCAGGTAACACCCCCACCATATTGTGACCCATCACTCATTGCCATGAGGGTGTGTGGTCTCGTCGCAAAGCAAATGCTTATCGACGCCCAAATTACCCCCGAACGGGCGTAGCAACCACGATTGGACGGGGCGACAACGGGCGTGAACAATAGGCAGAACTATGACTACCGCAGCCCCCGCCTTAACTATCGGCGGCATTGATCTGAACTCCCCCGTCATCCTCGCGCCGATGGCCGGGGTGACCAACATGCCGTTTCGTGTGCTGTGCCGGGAGATCGAGGAGGAACTCACCGGCACATCCTCGGGGCTGTACGTCTGCGAAATGATCACAGCGCGTGCGATGGTGGCTCGCAACGAGAAGACGATGCACATGACCACCTTCGCGGATGTGGAAACGCCGCGGTCGATGCAGCTGTACACGGTGGACCCCAAGTTCACGTATGAAGCCGTGCGGATGATCGTCGAGGAAGATATCGCCGATCACGTGGATATGAACTTCGGCTGCCCAGTGCCGAAGGTCACGCGCAAGGGCGGAGGCTGTGCGATCCCATACAAGCGGCGTCTGTACGGCAACATCGTCAGCGCCGCGGTGCGCGCTGCGGAAGGCTCCGGCATTCCAATTACGGTGAAGTTCCGCATCGGCATTGACGCAGACCACCACACGCACCTGGATGCCGGACGCATTGCTGCCGAATCTGGTGCCGCCGCCGTTGCCTTGCACGCCCGCACTGGTGCGGAGCGTTACTCGGGCGCGGCGCACTGGGACGAAATCGGCCGCCTTGTGGAGCACATGGACGGTACCGGCGTGCCGGTGATCGGCAACGGCGACATCTTCGCCGCCGACGATGCGGCGAAAATGATGGAGCAAACCGGCTGCCACGGCGTGGAGGTCGGCCGCGGCTGCCTTGGGCGCCCGTGGCTGTTCGCGCAACTGGGCGCGCAGTTGCGCGGCGAGGAGATCCCGCCGGAGCCGACCCTGGGCAAGGTAGCCAGCATCATCTACCGCCACGCAGAGCTGTTGGCAGAGCACGACGGTGAGCACCACGCGTGCCGCGACATCCGCAAGCACACCGGCTGGTACATGCGTGGTTTCCCGGTAGGCGGGGAATTCCGCAAGTCGCTTGCCCAAGTGACGTCTCTTGCGGAGTTGAAGGAGCGCCTCGCCCCCATCGCGGATTCTGAAGCAATGGCCGAGCATGCGGATGACGCGCGCGGCCGCCAAGGTTCAGCCGGCAAGATCGCCTTGCCGGAGGGCTGGTTGGACGATCCAGAGGACGACACCGTCCCTGAGGGCGCAGAAATTGAGAATAACGGTGGTTAACTGCGAGCGCGTAGCATGAAGCGCATGCTGAGAGCCGCCTACCGAGAGACTCTGGAGGCCTTTAACCAGGACCTCATGACCATGTGCGACACGGTGCGCACCATCATGGGGCACGCGTCGAAGGGCCTTCTTGAGCAGTCACTCGATGACGCCGAAACGGCCCTGACCCTGATCGACGAACTCAAAGAAATCGGCGAACGGTGTGAGGAGCGAAGCATGCGCTTGCTCGCGCTGCAGAACCCTGTGGCGACTGACCTGCGTCAGGTGCTGGCTGCGATCCACCTAGTGGAATATTTCGAACGCATGGGTTCGCTCGCCCGCAACATTGCAGTCCTGGTGCGCCAGCGCCACCCCGCGTCGGTGTATCCGCCGCCGCTGCACGGCTACGTCGAGGAAATGACCCGGTTGGTGGCTGCGATGGGTGCCACCACCCGAGCATTGTTGGATGATCCGGATCCGGATGTGGCAGTTGAGCTGCACACTATCGACGAGGGCGTCGACGACATGCGCGCGTTCTTAAGCACGTTGGTCTCCGACCGGGAGTGGGAATACTCCACTCGCGAGGCCGTCGACCTGTCGATGATTTCGCGCTACTACGAGCGCTACGCGGACCGCTGCGTAGATATTGCCGGCCAGATGGTGTTTCTGGTCACCGGCCTGAGGCCTGAGGCGTACTTGCGCCAGCGGGACGAACCTGATTACGAGAATCTGGAGAAGTTCGCCACCATCGAGCGCAAGTTCCGCAAGCCTTAGCCGAAGCGGCCGGAGATGTAGTCTTCGGTTTCCTTCTGCTCCGGGTTTTCGAAGATGGTGGTGGTGTCGTTGAACTCCACCAGGTGGCCCGGGCGGCCGGTGGCTTCGAGCGAGAAGAACGCGGTCTTGTCGGACACGCGGGCTGCCTGCTGCATGTTGTGGGTCACGATGACAATCGTGTACTGGTCCTTCAGCTCGTGGATGAGATCCTCCACTGCAAGGGTGGAGATGGGGTCGAGGGCCGAGCAGGGCTCGTCCATAAGCAGCACCTCAGGACGCACCGCGATCGCACGAGCGATGCACAGGCGCTGCTGCTGACCACCGGAGAGGCCGCCACCCGGCTTGTCCAAACGGTCTTTCACTTCGTCCCACAGGTTCGCGCCGCGCAGGGACTGCTCCGCGACTTCCTTGAGCTTCTTCTTGTCCTTCTCCCCTGCCAGGCGCAGGCCGGCGACGACGTTGTCTTCGATGGACATCGTCGGAAACGGGTTTGCCTTCTGGAACACCATGCCGATGGTGTTGCGCACGGACACTGGGTCGACGTTCTTGCCGTAGATGTCGCGGCCGTCGAGAAGAATCTCGCCCTTGACAGAGGCGCCGGGGATGACTTCGTGCATGCGGTTGATGGTGCGCAGCACGGTGGATTTACCGCAGCCGGACGGGCCGATGAACGCGGTGACCGACTTGGCGGGGATTTGCATGTTGACGTTCTGTACGGCGTGGAAGTCGCCGTAGTAGATGTTGACGTCGTTGAGTTCGAGCTTGGTGGACATCTGTGAGTTCTCCTGACTGGGGACGCGGGCGGGTGGTTACTTCTTGACCGAGAAGCGCTTCGCGATGAAGCGTGCGAGCAGATTCAACGTGACAACGAGGATGACAAGCGTCAGTGCTGCGCCCCAGAGTCGGTCGTTGGCTGGGCCGGTGGCGCCGGACTTCCACATGTCCAGCATGAACAGCGGCAGCGAGGACTGTGGTTTGTCAAACATGTCAAACCAGTTAATTGCCGGGGTGGAGCCGACGAGGATGAGTACCGGCGCGGATTCGCCCATCACGCGGGCGATTGCCAGCATGATGCCGGTGACAATGCCGGACAGTGCGGTCGGCAGCACGATGCGCACGATGGTCTTCCACTTCGGCACACCAAGTGCGTAGGAAGCTTCGCGCAGGTCCATCGGCACAACGCGCAGCATCTCTTCGGTGTTACGCACAACGACCGGCACCATGAGCAGGATCAGTGCGAGGGAGACAGCGAAACCGGAGCGCTGCTGGCCCAGGATGGTGATCCACAGGGCGTAGACGAACAGTGCTGCAACGATCGACGGCACACCGGAAAGGATGTCCACCATGAAGGTGGTGAGCCTGCCCAGGCGGTTTCCGTTGGAGTATTCAACCAGGTAGATCGCGGTGAACACGCCGATCGGGATGGAGAACAGCGACGCAATCAGGGTCTGCATGAGCGTACCGATGATCGCGTGCAGCGCACCGCCGCCCTCCTTGGACGCGCGGACGCCGACCATGTCGGAGGTCCACCACGCCGGGTCCACGATGGCGTGCCAGCCACGCGAGACCACGGTAAACAGCAGCCACAACAGCGGGATAAGTGCGAGGAACATGCAGAACCACATGAGTCCACCCATGATGGAGTTTGTGGTTTTGCGGCTCGAGGCGATGTCGATGAATGGGTTTTCGGGGCGGGCTGTCTCAGCCGGTTTGGATACTGCAGTAGACATGTTTCGCTCCGCTCCTTATTTCTTGTTGACGATCGCACGCGCGATCGAGTTGACGACGAAGGTCAGCAGGAACAGCACCAGGCCTGCTGCGATGTAGGCGCCGGCGGACACCGGGTTGTTGAACTCGGCTGCGGCGTTGGCGATGGCGGTTGCGAAGGTGGTGCCGCCGTCGAAAAGCGAACCGCGGAAATCGTTTGCCGGTGCGACCGCCATGTAGAGCGCCATGGTCTCACCCAGTGCGCGGCCAAGGCCGAGCATGGAGCCTGCGATGAAGCCGGACAGGCCGAACGGGATGACGGTCATGCGGATGACCTCCCAGCGCGTTGCGCCGAGGGCAAGTGCGGACTCGATCTGTCCCGGAGGGGTCTGGACGAAGATTTCGCGGGCGGTTGCCGCGATGATCGGAAGGATCATGATGGCGAGCACGATGCCACCGGTCATGACGTTGCGGGCCGTGGAGAACGGCGGGGAGTTTTGGTAGGTGGCGAACAGGAAGAAGTCGCCGCCCCAGCTGTTGACCCACTCGTAGAACTTGCCCAACTTCGGACCAAGCACCTGAGCGCCCCACAGGCCGTACACGATCGACGGCACGGCGGCGAGCATGTCCACCAGGGTGCCCAGCGGGCGCACGAGGCGCTGCGGGCAGTAGTTGGACAAGAACAGTGCAACACCGAGGGCGACCGGCATCGCGATGATCAGCGCGATGATCGAGATGGTCACCGTGGAGAAGAACAGGTTCGGAATACCGAACTGCATCGCGTCCAGGTCTGCGGTCTGCCACGGGCCACCGTAGGTGAAGAAGCCGAGCACGCCGCCGTCGTTACGCATCAGCGGCGGCAGCGCCTGCGCGAGCAGGAAGATACCAATGGCAGCAACGAGGACGGTGATCAGCGTTGCAGATGCTGTGGAGAAGATTTCGAAGAACCGGTCTCCGGGGCGCTTCACGCGTC includes the following:
- the pstB gene encoding phosphate ABC transporter ATP-binding protein PstB produces the protein MSTKLELNDVNIYYGDFHAVQNVNMQIPAKSVTAFIGPSGCGKSTVLRTINRMHEVIPGASVKGEILLDGRDIYGKNVDPVSVRNTIGMVFQKANPFPTMSIEDNVVAGLRLAGEKDKKKLKEVAEQSLRGANLWDEVKDRLDKPGGGLSGGQQQRLCIARAIAVRPEVLLMDEPCSALDPISTLAVEDLIHELKDQYTIVIVTHNMQQAARVSDKTAFFSLEATGRPGHLVEFNDTTTIFENPEQKETEDYISGRFG
- the pstC gene encoding phosphate ABC transporter permease subunit PstC, encoding MADNDVAVAERTARTSGRVKRPGDRFFEIFSTASATLITVLVAAIGIFLLAQALPPLMRNDGGVLGFFTYGGPWQTADLDAMQFGIPNLFFSTVTISIIALIIAMPVALGVALFLSNYCPQRLVRPLGTLVDMLAAVPSIVYGLWGAQVLGPKLGKFYEWVNSWGGDFFLFATYQNSPPFSTARNVMTGGIVLAIMILPIIAATAREIFVQTPPGQIESALALGATRWEVIRMTVIPFGLSGFIAGSMLGLGRALGETMALYMAVAPANDFRGSLFDGGTTFATAIANAAAEFNNPVSAGAYIAAGLVLFLLTFVVNSIARAIVNKK
- the pstA gene encoding phosphate ABC transporter permease PstA, whose amino-acid sequence is MSTAVSKPAETARPENPFIDIASSRKTTNSIMGGLMWFCMFLALIPLLWLLFTVVSRGWHAIVDPAWWTSDMVGVRASKEGGGALHAIIGTLMQTLIASLFSIPIGVFTAIYLVEYSNGNRLGRLTTFMVDILSGVPSIVAALFVYALWITILGQQRSGFAVSLALILLMVPVVVRNTEEMLRVVPMDLREASYALGVPKWKTIVRIVLPTALSGIVTGIMLAIARVMGESAPVLILVGSTPAINWFDMFDKPQSSLPLFMLDMWKSGATGPANDRLWGAALTLVILVVTLNLLARFIAKRFSVKK